In Procambarus clarkii isolate CNS0578487 chromosome 36, FALCON_Pclarkii_2.0, whole genome shotgun sequence, one DNA window encodes the following:
- the LOC138371773 gene encoding hornerin-like, whose translation MGQQGTTSCFTRVNRAPPAASQGSTGHHQLPHKGQQGTSSCFTRVNRAPPAASQGSTGHQQLLHKGQQVTSNCLTRVNRAPAAASRGSTGHHQLPHKGQQGTSSFLTRVNKAPAASSQGSTGHKQLPHKGQQGTSSFLTRVNRAPAASSQGSTGHKQLPHKGHQGTSSFHTRVNRAQAAASKGSTGHQLLPQEGQQGTSSFLTRVNRAPAASSQGSTGHKQLPHKGHQGTTSCLTRVNRAPAAASQGSTGHQQLPHKGQQGTSSCLKRVNRAPPAASQGSTGHQQLPHKGQQGTSSFLTRVNRAQAAASQGSTGHQQLPHKGQQGTSSFLTRVNRAQAAASQGSSGHQQLPHKGQQGTCSCLKRVNRAPASASRGSTGHQQLPHKGQQGTSSFLTRVNRAQAAASQGSSGRQQLPHKGQQGTSIFL comes from the coding sequence atgggtcaaCAGGGCACCACCAGCTGCTTCACAAGGGTCAACAGGGCACCACCAGCTGCTTCACAAGGGTCAACAgggcaccaccagctgcctcacaAGGGTCAACAGGGCACAAGCAGCTGCTTCACAAGGGTCAACAgggcaccaccagctgcctcacaAGGGTCAACAGGGCACCAGCAGCTGCTTCACAAGGGTCAACAGGTCACCAGCAACTGCCTCACAAGGGTCAACAGGGCACCAGCAGCTGCCTCAAGAGGGTCAACAgggcaccaccagctgcctcacaAGGGTCAACAGGGCACCAGCAGCTTCCTCACAAGGGTCAACAAGGCACCAGCAGCTTCCTCACAAGGGTCAACAGGGCACAAGCAGCTGCCTCACAAGGGTCAACAGGGCACCAGCAGCTTCCTCACAAGGGTCAACAGGGCACCAGCAGCTTCCTCACAAGGGTCAACAGGGCACAAGCAGCTGCCTCACAAGGGTCATCAGGGCACCAGCAGCTTCCACACAAGGGTCAACAGGGCACAAGCAGCTGCCTCAAAAGGGTCAACAGGGCACCAGCTTCTGCCTCAAGAGGGTCAACAGGGCACCAGCAGCTTCCTCACAAGGGTCAACAGGGCACCAGCAGCTTCCTCACAAGGGTCAACAGGGCACAAGCAGCTGCCTCACAAGGGTCATCAgggcaccaccagctgcctcacaAGGGTCAACAGGGCACCAGCAGCTGCTTCACAAGGGTCAACAGGTCACCAGCAACTGCCTCACAAGGGTCAACAGGGCACCAGCAGCTGCCTCAAGAGGGTCAACAgggcaccaccagctgcctcacaAGGGTCAACAGGGCACCAGCAGCTTCCTCACAAGGGTCAACAAGGCACCAGCAGCTTCCTCACAAGGGTCAACAGGGCACAAGCAGCTGCCTCACAAGGGTCAACAGGGCACCAGCAGCTTCCTCACAAGGGTCAACAGGGCACCAGCAGCTTCCTCACAAGGGTCAACAGGGCACAAGCAGCTGCCTCACAAGGGTCATCAGGGCACCAGCAGCTTCCACACAAGGGTCAACAGGGCACATGCAGCTGCCTCAAAAGGGTCAACAGGGCACCAGCTTCTGCCTCAAGAGGGTCAACAGGGCACCAGCAGCTTCCTCACAAGGGTCAACAGGGCACCAGCAGCTTCCTCACAAGGGTCAACAGGGCACAAGCAGCTGCCTCACAAGGGTCATCAGGGCGCCAGCAGCTCCCTCACAAGGGTCAACAGGGCACAAGCATTTTCCTGTAA